A stretch of DNA from Mesorhizobium onobrychidis:
ACGACCGATCCAAAGGATATTGCCGGCGAACTCAACACCGACAAGGTGACGCCGACCGCCGATCTCGGCGGCAACGTGCCAGGCGGCGAATGGCACTATTACGGTCGCACGACGTACGGCCAGCGCTATTCGCCGCTCGACCAGATCACCCCCGAAAACGTTGCCAATTTGCAGCCGGCCTGGACCTATCGCACCGGCGATGTGAAAGGGCCCGACGACGTCAGTGAGACGACCTATCAGGTGACGCCGTTGAAGGTTGCCGACACGCTCTACATCTGCACGCCGCACAATTTCGCCATCGCTATCGACGCCGCGACCGGCAAGGAGAAATGGCGCTTCGATCCCAAGGTCAAGCTGGACAAGGACCGCCAGCACCAGACCTGCCGCGGCGTGTCCTATTATGCCGATGCCAAGATCGCCGCCGGCCAGCCTTGTGCGGCACGCATCTATCTGCCGACATCCGACGCTCGGCTGATCGCGCTCGACGCCGCGAATGGCCAGGTCTGTCCCACATTTGCCGAAGGCGGCACGCTGAACCTGCTCGCCAACATGCCATATCCGAAGCCGGGCTATTATTATTCGACTTCGGCGCCGCTGATCGTCGCCAACAAGATCATCGTCGGCGGCGCGGTCAACGATAATTATTCAACGCAGGAGCCGTCCGGCGTCATCCGCGCCTTCGACGTCGACACCGGCGCCCTGATTTGGAACTGGGATTCCGGCAATCCGGACCAGACGACGCCACTGGCGCCGGGTCAGACCTATACCCACAACTCGCCCAACATGTGGTCGACGGCGAGCGCCGACGAGAAGCTCGGCTTGCTCTATGTGCCGCTCGGCAATCAGACGCCCGACCAGCTCGGCATGGGACGCAGCGCCAATGTCGAGAAATTCTCCTCCTCGATCACCGCGCTCGACCTCAACACCGGCCAATTGCGCTGGGTGCGGCAGACCGTGCATCATGATCTGTGGGACATGGACGTGCCGGCGCAGCCGACGCTGGTCGACATCACCACGGCCGGCGGCGTCGTGCCGGCGCTGGTCGGGCCGACCAAGCAGGGCGACCTCTATGTACTCGACCGGCGCAGCGGCGAGCCGATCGTCCCGGTCAACGAAGTGCCGGCGCCGGGCGGCGCGATCGAGGGCGACCACACCTCGCCGACGCAGCCGGCTTCGGATATGAGCTTCAATCCGAAGCCGCTGACCGGGGCCGACATGTGGGGCATCACCATGTTCGACCAACTGGCCTGCCGGATCGAATTGCTGAAACTGCGCTACGAGGGCCGCTACACGCCGCCGTCGCTGCAAGGCTCGCTGATCTATCCCGGCAATTTCGGCACATTCAACTGGGGCGGCGTGGCGGTCGATCCGGTCCGGCAGGTGATGTTCGGCATGCCGACATACCTGGCGTTCATCTCCAGGCTGGTGCCGCGCGCGGACGTGCCGCCGCCGGGCGATACCAAAGGCAGCGAACAGGGCCTAAACCGCAACGACGGTGCACCTTACGCAGTGATATTGAAGCCGTTTTTGTCGCCGCTCGGCATTCCCTGCCAGGCGCCGCCCTGGGGCTATGTCGCGGGCGTCGATCTCAGGACCGGCAAGATCGTCTACAAGCACCGCAACGGCACCGTCTACGACATGACGCCGCTGCCACTGCCGTTCAAGGTCGGCGTGCCGGGCATCGGCGGGCCGATGATCACCGCCGGCGGCGTCGCCTTCCTCGGTGCCGCGGTCGACGACTTTTTCCGCGCCTATGATCTGACGACCGGCCGGCAGCTCTGGCAGACTCGGCTGCCGGCCGGCGGGCAGTCGACACCGATGACCTACACGGTCGTCGACGGACGCCAGTTCGTGGTCATCGTCGCCGGCGGCCATGGCTCGGTCGGTACCAAGCCGGGGGATTACGTGATGGCCTATACGCTGCCGAAATAAGGCGTTCAGTCGTTGGTTTTCGAGCGGCTTCCGGTAGGCCGGCGCCGGTTGCTGCGGACCTTGACCGTCGATCGCCTGGCCGCCAAGGCGGCGGACCGCAGCGCCAGCATCGCGGCGCCGGCAAGCACGAATGCGCTTACGAGGATCGGGGTCGGGAAGGTCATGAGCGTTGTTCCTTCTTGTCAGAGCCAGCCACAGGGTAGGCAGGATCACTACCGGCGGCTTTCGTTCATACTGCGGCAGCACCGCCAAGATTGTCGGAGATGACCAAAATTTGACGAAGATGCGGCGCATTCGCGTCATGGCCTTTCGGGCCGAGACCAGCAGACAGGCCTTGGCGACGACGCCGAAGAAGGCCCACGGCTGTCGCCTTGAATTATCCTAGCTAAGGAAATCGCTCCGACGGTCCATAGCCAATGCAAGCCGACCGGCGTTGTGGAGTGCATGCTAGTGTTGTGACTCTAACACTCGACGCCCTCGTGCGACCTTTTCAAGGATGTCAGCAGCCTTGGCGGCCCAGATGAAGGGTTTGGGGTCGGCATTGTGATGCTCCAGGTAGGCCTCGATCGCGATCGTCAGGTCGGTCACGCTGCGGAAGACGCCGCGGCGGATGGCGTCGTCGGTGATGAGCCCGAAGAAGCGCTCGACCTGGTTCAGCCAGGAGCCAGAGGTCGGCGTGAAGTGGAGGCGGAAGCGCTTATGCCGGGCAAGCCAGGCTTTGACCTTGGGATGCTTGTGGGTGGCGTAGTTGTCGACCACCAAATCCAGGGCGAAGTGCTTGGGCGTGTTGCGATCGATCGTGCGCAGGAAGCGCAGGAACTCCTGGTGGCGGTGTCGCGGCATGCATTCGCCGATGACCTTGCCGGTGGCCACGTCGAGGGCGGCAAACAGTGTCGTGGTGCCGTTGCGCTTGTAGTCATGGGTCATCGTGCCGGCCCGCCCCTTCTTGATGGGCAGCCCCGGCTGCGTGCGGTCGAGCGCCTGGATTTGGCTCTTCTCGTCGACGCAAAGCACCAGGGCTTTGTCCGGCGGGTTGAGATAAAGGCCGACGACGTCCTGGACCTTCTCGACGA
This window harbors:
- a CDS encoding glucose/quinate/shikimate family membrane-bound PQQ-dependent dehydrogenase → MAVVITSLILFLIGLVLGGGGIWLASLGGSWYYIIAGIAFLVAAWLLYRRKSMALWLYAAIVIGTLCWAVWETGFDWWELGPRGGIIVLIALWLLTPWARGGLTGPDGRAPLILAVLASIGVAGYSMTTDPKDIAGELNTDKVTPTADLGGNVPGGEWHYYGRTTYGQRYSPLDQITPENVANLQPAWTYRTGDVKGPDDVSETTYQVTPLKVADTLYICTPHNFAIAIDAATGKEKWRFDPKVKLDKDRQHQTCRGVSYYADAKIAAGQPCAARIYLPTSDARLIALDAANGQVCPTFAEGGTLNLLANMPYPKPGYYYSTSAPLIVANKIIVGGAVNDNYSTQEPSGVIRAFDVDTGALIWNWDSGNPDQTTPLAPGQTYTHNSPNMWSTASADEKLGLLYVPLGNQTPDQLGMGRSANVEKFSSSITALDLNTGQLRWVRQTVHHDLWDMDVPAQPTLVDITTAGGVVPALVGPTKQGDLYVLDRRSGEPIVPVNEVPAPGGAIEGDHTSPTQPASDMSFNPKPLTGADMWGITMFDQLACRIELLKLRYEGRYTPPSLQGSLIYPGNFGTFNWGGVAVDPVRQVMFGMPTYLAFISRLVPRADVPPPGDTKGSEQGLNRNDGAPYAVILKPFLSPLGIPCQAPPWGYVAGVDLRTGKIVYKHRNGTVYDMTPLPLPFKVGVPGIGGPMITAGGVAFLGAAVDDFFRAYDLTTGRQLWQTRLPAGGQSTPMTYTVVDGRQFVVIVAGGHGSVGTKPGDYVMAYTLPK
- a CDS encoding IS630 family transposase; translation: MSTESGIRLSPEDRATLEGWVADRNSPQKWVWRARIVLMWADGDGVTAIVRATGKTKRTAYRWRDRYVACGIEGLKRDASRPSRKPPLSAEVIKRVVDMTLHQKPPASTHWSVRKLAKVVGLSPSSVQRIWAAHGLKPHLIKKFKLSNDKAFVEKVQDVVGLYLNPPDKALVLCVDEKSQIQALDRTQPGLPIKKGRAGTMTHDYKRNGTTTLFAALDVATGKVIGECMPRHRHQEFLRFLRTIDRNTPKHFALDLVVDNYATHKHPKVKAWLARHKRFRLHFTPTSGSWLNQVERFFGLITDDAIRRGVFRSVTDLTIAIEAYLEHHNADPKPFIWAAKAADILEKVARGRRVLESQH